A genome region from Phoenix dactylifera cultivar Barhee BC4 chromosome 18, palm_55x_up_171113_PBpolish2nd_filt_p, whole genome shotgun sequence includes the following:
- the LOC103714075 gene encoding uncharacterized protein LOC103714075 gives MDTSFSLSSSSSFSSSLNASSSFFGSDANPSFPYTPSSLAGRRRGGDRETPRFFCESISAGAGAGGHHFLDACFLCKKPIAANGDIFMYRGDAPFCSEECREEQMEMDEALENNRKKFSSYSSSSSSSSSSSLKNSSSSVSSTIKRKPSLIIRPNSRNVHAVVAGY, from the exons ATGGAcacctccttctccctctcgtcctCTTCATCCTTCTCATCATCCCTCAACGCTTCCTCCAGCTTTTTTGGATCGGATGCCAACCCATCCTTCCCCTACACCCCTTCTTCTCTAGCCGGCCGGCGGAGGGGGGGCGACCGGGAAACGCCCAGGTTCTTCTGCGAGTCCATCTccgccggcgccggcgccggcggCCACCACTTCCTCGACGCCTGCTTTCTCTGCAAGAAGCCCATCGCTGCCAACGGCGACATCTTCATGTACAG AGGGGATGCGCCGTTTTGTAGCGAGGAGTGTAGGGAGGAGCAGATGGAGATGGATGAGGCACTGGAGAATAACCGCAAAAAATTCTCCTcctactcttcttcttcttcttcttcttcttcttcttctctcaagAACTCTTCTTCCTCGGTATCGTCGACGATAAAGCGCAAGCCAAGCCTCATCATCCGTCCAAACTCCCGCAACGTTCATGCTGTGGTTGCTGGCTACTAG